A single window of Triplophysa rosa linkage group LG2, Trosa_1v2, whole genome shotgun sequence DNA harbors:
- the zgc:110329 gene encoding tetraspanin-15: protein MPSYEEWRKTIHFYYFVKFSLNVYSMLFSLLGLCVLCVGVYAEVERQKNRTLEGVFLAPAVVLILLGLVMFTVSVMGMVGSLRDNKTLLHMFLCVLCVLLALQALALIIALIFEKTTIKLFQNSIREGIKHYYDDLDFKNILDYVQEKFSCCGGDEYKDWEVNQYHFCNGTSALACGVPYTCCVRHKVGEVVNTLCGYKTLNQQRETLDGIIHVRGCIHAVNLWMGDNIGATIGICCAFGLPQLLGIVLSCVFWNLLAEMSESVDMVDFNILKRAGFNYSKLDLTGAGWCMCLPRDGGYLPLPVAEPDTWARDPIPFDLEQDQSEIHLAHSRLVNQGAELQMGMDEVDNHA from the exons ATGCCTTCTTACGAAGAATGGAGAAAgaccattcacttttattatttCGTTAAATTTTCACTAAATGTCTATTCAATGCTGTTTTCG TTGCTAGGTCTGTGTGTGCTATGTGTCGGAGTGTATGCAGAAGTGGAGAGGCAGAAGAATCGAACCCTGGAGGGGGTTTTTCTGGCTCCTGCCGTGGTCCTCATACTGCTGGGACTTGTCATGTTCACTGTGTCTGTGATGGGTATGGTGGGCTCCCTCAGGGACAACAAGACCCTGCTGCACATG TTCCTGTGCGTGCTCTGTGTTCTCCTGGCTCTCCAGGCTCTGGCTCTCATCATCGCCCTCATCTTTGAAAAGACG aCAATCAAGTTGTTCCAGAACAGCATACGAGAGGGAATCAAGCATTACTATGATGACCTGGACTTTAAAAACATATTGGACTATGTGCAAGAGAAG TTTTCTTGTTGTGGCGGAGATGAGTACAAGGACTGGGAAGTAAACCAGTACCACTTCTGCAATGGCACGAGTGCTTTGGCCTGCGGCGTTCCCTACACCTGCTGCGTCCGTCACAAG GTTGGGGAGGTTGTGAACACACTCTGCGGCTACAAAACTCTCAACCAGCAG CGTGAAACTTTGGATGGCATAATCCACGTCCGTGGCTGTATCCATGCTGTCAACTTGTGGATGGGTGACAACATCGGAGCTACAATTGGAATTTGCTGTGCCTTCGGGCTGCCACAG CTTCTGGGAATTGTTTTGAGCTGTGTCTTCTGGAACCTTCTGGCGGAAATGAGCGAGTCTGTAGACATGGTGGACTTTAACATCCTGAAACGTGCCGGCTTTAACTACAGCAAACTAGACCTCacgggggctggttggtgtatGTGTCTACCTCGGGATGGTGGTTATCTACCTTTACCTGTAGCAGAACCTGACACCTGGGCTCGGGACCCCATCCCTTTCGATTTGGAACAAGACCAGTCTGAAATTCATCTCGCACATTCTCGGCTGGTAAACCAAGGAGCGGAGTTGCAAATGGGAATGGATGAAGTAGACAATCACGCTTAA
- the LOC130570760 gene encoding tetraspanin-15-like: protein MFTVSVMGMVGSLRDNKTLLHMFLCVLCVLLALQALALIIALIFEKTTIKLFQNSIREGIKHYYDDLDFKNILDYVQEKFSCCGGDEYKDWEVNQYHFCNGTSALACGVPYTCCVRHKVGEVVNTLCGYKTLNQQRETLDGIIHVRGCIHAVNLWMGDNIGATIGICCAFGLPQLLGIVLSCVFWNLLAEMSESVDMVDFNILKRAGFNYSKLDLTGAGWCMCLPRDGGYLPLPVAEPDTWARDPIPFDLEQDQSEIHLAHSRLVNQGAELQMGMDEVDNHA, encoded by the exons ATGTTCACTGTGTCTGTGATGGGTATGGTGGGCTCCCTCAGGGACAACAAGACCCTGCTGCACATG TTCCTGTGCGTGCTCTGTGTTCTCCTGGCTCTCCAGGCTCTGGCTCTCATCATCGCCCTCATCTTTGAAAAGACG aCAATCAAGTTGTTCCAGAACAGCATACGAGAGGGAATCAAGCATTACTATGATGACCTGGACTTTAAAAACATATTGGACTATGTGCAAGAGAAG TTTTCTTGTTGTGGCGGAGATGAGTACAAGGACTGGGAAGTAAACCAGTACCACTTCTGCAATGGCACGAGTGCTTTGGCCTGCGGCGTTCCCTACACCTGCTGCGTCCGTCACAAG GTTGGGGAGGTTGTGAACACACTCTGCGGCTACAAAACTCTCAACCAGCAG CGTGAAACTTTGGATGGCATAATCCACGTCCGTGGCTGTATCCATGCTGTCAACTTGTGGATGGGTGACAACATCGGAGCTACAATTGGAATTTGCTGTGCCTTCGGGCTGCCACAG CTTCTGGGAATTGTTTTGAGCTGTGTCTTCTGGAACCTTCTGGCGGAAATGAGCGAGTCTGTAGACATGGTGGACTTTAACATCCTGAAACGTGCCGGCTTTAACTACAGCAAACTAGACCTCacgggggctggttggtgtatGTGTCTACCTCGGGATGGTGGTTATCTACCTTTACCTGTAGCAGAACCTGACACCTGGGCTCGGGACCCCATCCCTTTCGATTTGGAACAAGACCAGTCTGAAATTCATCTCGCACATTCTCGGCTGGTAAACCAAGGAGCGGAGTTGCAAATGGGAATGGATGAAGTAGACAATCACGCTTAA